GCTATTTTTAATATACTTAGGCGGTTGCTCCCTAAGTTGCTCTAGCTGTTCAGCAGCTTCCCGGCGCATCCGGTTCAATTCGCGCATCGGTACGATTACTTCGCCTTTAAGCGCAACCTCTAACTGATCCAAGTAATACAGCGTTCCACCAAGTCGTCCAAGCTGTTCCTGTAGAACCTCTTGCCCAAGCGGACGCTTCTCAGCACGCTCTAACGGAATTTCTGATTCGATGGCTACGGTCGTACCCTTGCCGATATCCGTCCAGATAGTTCTCATAGGAGCGCCTTCTTGTCCGAACACGGATACCGCTAGTGGAAATGTCCGGTATGGCTTCTCTGTCTCAAAGCTGCTACGAAGACGCCTGTCCAATGCAGGATCGCTTGTTTTCCATATCCGATCACCTTCATGCACTCGGTTTAAGTCCACGTCATTGCGGCCAGGTACGATTTCAATCAAGTCACCCTCAGGAGCCTCGCCTTCCAGCTTTAGGCCGGAGCTACGCACATCATATACACGTCCGCCTTCTTCTTTCTTCGTCGGATCTCCAGCATCGAAGACGATCCCATCGCCCCGCTTAAGAGGAGCTTCAAGCCTACAAATAACGGCATCTCGAAGAATCTTCTCCACTTTGCCTAGATACACGCCGCGGCTCTTAGGGAAAGTACCCTCTACGAGCTGCTTGTTGTTCGTGCCATCTAAGAAGCCATGTGTAAAGCCCCGTGAGAAGCTTTGCTGTAGCTCGCGAACCTCTTCCTTGGAAGGCCCAGTTTCATCCCCGCCGAAATATTTATCAATCTCCATGCCATACTTGCTCACAACATTCGCAACATACTCTGGGCTCTTTAAGCGGCCTTCTATCTTAAAGGAAGTTACTCCCGCATTGATTAATTCAGGCACGATATCAATAGCAGCTAAATCCTTCGGTGAAAGCAGGTAGGCGATATCGCCCATAGGCTGTTGTACGCCATCCACCATCAAATCATATGGCAAACGGCAAGCTTGCGCGCATTCACCACGATTAGCCGAACGGCCTCCCCATACTTCAGAGGTCAAGCACTGCCCAGAGTAGGAAACGCAAAGCGCACCATGCACGAATACTTCCATTGGAAGCTTTGCTTGATCTCCGATTTTCTGAATCTGCTTAAGATTATTTTCCCGTCCGAGAACTACCCTCTCTAATGCAAACGGCTTTGTAAATTCAACGGCTTCCGGAGAAGTAATCGTCATCTGCGTTGAACCGTGGATCGGGAAGTCAGGTGAAATCTCCCGAATCATCTTCACAAGTCCCAAATCCTGAACGATCACCGCATCTACACCAGCATCAATACATGCCTCTATGAGCTTACGAGCTTCTGCCAGCTCATCTTCAAAAACAAGAATATTAAAGGTTAGAAAACCTTTAACTCCATACTTATGCAGAAACGCCATAATTTCAGAGAGCTCATTCGTCTGAAAATTATGTGCACGAGCGCGAGCATTAAACTTCTCTACCCCGAAGAAAACCGCGTTCGCTCCATTCGCTACAGCAGCCCGCATACATTCCCAATCACCTGCAGGTGCTAACAACTCAATATCTTCACGCCGCATAACGGCCTTTTCTTTCATCTTCATATTCCCTCCAAGCCGTGTCCTACACGGCATTCGCTGTTCTCATTATTACGTTTACAGCAAGAGAGGTCAACTATTTTTGTCCGACAGGCCATTGATACAAGCATAAACAACTTTCACTCGTCCCTCTTGTAGTAAAATAAACAGAGGCTATCCCTTAGATCTTTTCAGATCGTTTAGGAAGCCTCCGTTAATTAATAGCTGTAAATATATATTATTTAGTTAATTGAAATGAATTCAGGGCCTCATCTAGCCTCTTCAGGTTTGATTCGGTTGCGTAAGTGATATTCATCGTTCCTTGAACAGCATACAAATTCCCATTACTTTCAAAGATGTAAACCGTTAGCTTAAGACCATATTGTGCTAAATTATTAGTTGAGAATTCATATTTAACAGCATTTACACCAGCAAAGGTTACATTTGTTTTAGAGTCCATATTAAATATGCCACTATTCTGATTAGCTTTCTCAAAATAATCTTGATATTCTTTCAATCCACTACCCTGATTGACCGCAATGGCTAGATCTGTGGCTAAATGACTGAAGTTAACACTATTTTTATCCATATCTATTGTTCCGCTAATCCAGTACTTCGGCACTGTAACACTATAATTAAACTTTTTACTCTTCTTAGTTGTAGTTGATGTGAGATCTAAGGAATCCATAGGATCCGGTACTTCACCGAATGATTTCTCCACTTTGGCAAAATCAATTTTCATTCCATTTAATACCTCATTAATTACATCCTCTACTCCATCCCTGCTTCCTTCTTTATAGGTGAAGTTTACAGCGTATTTATACTGTCCCTTTATTGCATAAATCTGATACTCATTTAGCCACTGCTTTGTATTATCCGAATAGGAAAGCTTAACTACTGTTGCAGGGATACCATTCCATGTAACAGAGCTTATCTCAGGCTCTTTGCGATAAGCCTCTGCTTTTAACTCTTTGAAAAACTGCGTATAACTTCCTACCCATTTACTCAGATTATCATCCGAATTAAGAGAATAAACATCTAGAGATAGACTCGAATCATCCGGACCATAATAATAGGGATTGGCACTTCGTGAATCCTCACTCCATTGCTTAGACAATTGAAGCTTGAGCCCATAATCGCTATTCTCAAAGGAAATTTTACCGTCTTTAATTCGCGCTAAATCTTTAAGTGACTTGTTGGCAGCATTGTATACTGGCTGGAAGCTGTCTAGCAATGCCGCATTAGCATCTAACTCGGACGCTTTGCTAGCTTTTTTACCGAAGATCAGAGTGTAAAAGTAACCATTTGCCTGAATTCCCCGGTATTCGTAGTAAAAACCGCCTTGATCCTTCGTTACTATTCTTTCGAATTTGCCTGTTGGTCTAGTAATGGTCTTTACGTCCACTACGGTTTCATCCTCAATATTTTCCTTTATCCAATCCCGTTTTTCATTCGAATCAAGAGCTTCCTCAGCTTCTTCAATGGATATGGCTAAATAATAATTGCCCTTAACATCGCTAAAGGATAAAAAATTACCATTAGACCACTGCTTCTGTTGAACGAGCCCTGTCGGATAATTCATTGACCAAGTATAATAGCTATCACCAATCTTGGACTTGCCAGAATCGGTATCAATACCCGGTCCTTTGCTACCAGAGCCTGCTGAGGTTATCGTCGCTTTAAGGACGATTTCTTTAGTTGCAGCATCATTAGATTGGGTTGCACCGAAGGTTTTGGCGATAATTGCAAGTGGAACCATAGTTACACCTGACTTATTAACAGGAGCCTCTGACAAGGTTACTTTCTTGCCATCAATTGTAGCGGCCTTACTGCCAATGGTCATAACAATAACATGCTTAAGGTAAGTTAACGTAATGATCTTGTTGTCTTTTAATTGTACTTTTGCTGCGAAGCTTTTGGCATTCGTGAATACACTTAGAGGCACCATAACCTCATTAGAGGATTTATATGGAGGTTGGATTTTGGTCGCTTCCCCATTGATTTTCATTTGGTTACTTGCGAGCTTCAAACGAATTTCTAGCTTAGTGCTGCTATCCGCTGCATAAACTGGAAGCGCGGCAGTTAGGACGAACATGACGAGGGCCAGCATCATTACAAGCCGGCTTTTGGAACGATTAATGAATAACATGAATTAGTATACCCCTCTCAACAGCTAAAAAATGACTTTCTTAATGAGCAAGACTTTCTGACAATTTTATTTTCCGATTAACCAAATCTCCATTAGACAACAGAGTTACACTAACCGTCTGGCCTGGTAAATACCCCTTCAACAGCTCATTAAGCTCCACTGAGGTGGATACCTGCTTGCCATTGACAGAATATAATTGGTCGCCCACCTTAACCCCTGCTGTGTCCGCGTTATCTGAGGAAATTGCGATTACCGTCATTGGCTCTTCAGTAGGTAGACCCACGATTGCTGACCAGCTCTCCTCTAGATCCAGACCAAGGGAAGGACGCTTTACTTTGCCATATTTATTGAAATGATCTAATACGTATTGTACGGTGTCAGAAGGTATGGCAAATCCCATGCTATCAATATCAACATCTACGAATTTCATAGAGTTGATGCCAACAACCTCCCCTTGGAGATTGACCAGCGGACCACCACTGTTACCTGGATTAATCGCTGCATCTGTTTGCAACAAATTGTAATCAGAGGATACGGAACGATTCATTCCGCTGATGACTCCTACCGTTGCAGTATTACGTAAAGAAAAGGAAACCGGCGTACCTATAGCAATGACCGTCTCCCCTACTTGCACTTTCAGAGGAGATGGAGCGAATGTCGCTTTCTTTAGCCCTGTTGCATTAATCTTCACTAAAGCCAGATCGCTAGTCACATCGATTTGCTTGCGGGTGCCCGAATATTCCTTGCCATCCGCTGTTACAACAACGATTCGGTCCATGCCTTTAACAACGTGAGCATTCGTAACAATCCAGCCGTCACTCTTTACAATTACTCCTGTACCATGAGCGAGCGAGAACCGATTGCTGGAGCGCTCGTCCGCTGGTTTGCCTATAATAGCAACAACGGATGGAGATACTTTCTTAATAACATCCGGAATAATTGATTTGATAGAGTAGTCATATTTTTTAGTGGCTGTATTATAGGAGCCCGTGCCTCCTATTTGCTTCATCAGGGTGGAAGCTTTGACATAAACCTCACCGTTAATGACTTTTGCATCAAGCTCTAATTTGTTATCGTTAGCCGCCACTGCTCCAGTCGCCCCAATTACTGCCACTAATACCGTTATAACAATAGCTAAAACGATTTGGCGACGTTTGTTCCTGATCAAAGTTATCTCTCCTAACATTTTCTAGTAAACAGCATAACTCTATCACAATTACTGCCTCGTGAACATGAAAATGTTTGGGGATTTTTTCCTTTTATTATTTAGGAATAGATATGCGCTAAAATTATACTTGTGACATGCAAAATGGCATGCAAAAAAATGGACTCGGAAGACAACGCTCCCAAGTCCATTTATGTACCCCTATTTGCTCAACCATTTACCAGCCGCTAATCATTTTCACATCTGCTGCAATAAACACAACTAACGCTACAGCTGTAAAACCGATTGCAAACATGTTTTTACGAGGCCGCGTCAACAAAAGACGTACTAGCCCTACGGCGATAAGAACCGTAATTATGATCATGAAGATATCGAAGTGCTCATAAGCACTTGCTGATTCAGCTGCATTTTCCACTAGAAACATAAGGGAGACCTCCTTTATCTGACCTAATAAACCCATCTTTATCTATGTTAGCTTCTGGACGCCTGGCTTGCAAGTCCGAAGTTAATGCCGTAACAACTTTGTCACACATGCCAAAGAAATTACCCTGCTAATAGGGGTTATTAGAAGCTGCTTACTTGACAGAGCTTCAATAATAAAGTGTCCATCTCCTGCATTCTCTATAACAGTACAGCAACTGAGCCCGATTTTCTATGCAGAGCAGGTGTTAAATCACAAATAATTTCCCATACTACGCTAGAATGCTAAACCATAGGGAGGCGCTTACCATGCATGAAGATGCTTACTCGCTTGCTATTTTAAACCCTGATGATCTAGAAGAAATTAAGGAATTGGAGCAACGTTTCTCGGATAGAATTGGACATCCCATCAGTCTGATTGCCTATCAAGCGAATACTGAGAACGACAAATCTGACTAACACGCCGCCCCCAGAATGGAAAATGTTTTTTCGTCCATACTAGAGGGGAATCCAACAATTGGGAGGCCCCTCTATGAATAAGCGACTGTTAGCATTGCTCGCGCTTTCCTTGCTACTGATATCTGTCCCAGCGCTTGTTGCTGCTGCACCAAGCGAACATCATCATTATGAGCAGAAGAATACACCGGATTGGAAATCGTATCCTGCTGATATTCAGGCTCTCAAGCTGCAGTTAGATAAAATCCGCACGGAGCAGAAAAGTCTGTTTGTGAAAATGAAATCGCAGCATGATCTGATTACGGAAGCTCGTAAGACACTTACAACAGATCAACGTACTACGCTCAAGGAGCCTGCAAAGCTAATTATAGAACAGATGAAAACGACACGAGACAGCATTCATGCGTTAAGAAAACAGAAGCATGAAGCTTGGGATAGCTTCTATGCGCATGCTGAAAGTAAGAAGTGGAGCGTAGCTAAAAGTGAATTGCAGGCGATCATTAAACAAAAAGAGCAAATTGTCCAGAAGCAGCAAAACATCCTCAAGCTTCAAAAACAACTAATTGCTCTTGTAAGTCCCACACATGAATCGCATGTTCACTCTGGAGAATAATCGTTAAAGCAATAAGGGCAGCCCTCATGGTCTGAAGAGACCATGAGGGCTGCCCTATTTATGCGATCATATACTCATCTGATCGCTCGATACAAACGTGTACCGCCGTCCTGAGGACGGCGAAGCCGTTG
This portion of the Cohnella abietis genome encodes:
- a CDS encoding U32 family peptidase, which produces MKEKAVMRREDIELLAPAGDWECMRAAVANGANAVFFGVEKFNARARAHNFQTNELSEIMAFLHKYGVKGFLTFNILVFEDELAEARKLIEACIDAGVDAVIVQDLGLVKMIREISPDFPIHGSTQMTITSPEAVEFTKPFALERVVLGRENNLKQIQKIGDQAKLPMEVFVHGALCVSYSGQCLTSEVWGGRSANRGECAQACRLPYDLMVDGVQQPMGDIAYLLSPKDLAAIDIVPELINAGVTSFKIEGRLKSPEYVANVVSKYGMEIDKYFGGDETGPSKEEVRELQQSFSRGFTHGFLDGTNNKQLVEGTFPKSRGVYLGKVEKILRDAVICRLEAPLKRGDGIVFDAGDPTKKEEGGRVYDVRSSGLKLEGEAPEGDLIEIVPGRNDVDLNRVHEGDRIWKTSDPALDRRLRSSFETEKPYRTFPLAVSVFGQEGAPMRTIWTDIGKGTTVAIESEIPLERAEKRPLGQEVLQEQLGRLGGTLYYLDQLEVALKGEVIVPMRELNRMRREAAEQLEQLREQPPKYIKNSVDELADSYMTDRDVSVQPSEVELTALCRTLEQVKAVVKTDVSLIYADFEFIKQFPEAIAVCREAGKRIALVTPRIHMPGENGYHRNILNLKPDAVLVRNTGALYYYLKERMEKPEADHPLLIGDFSLNVANHKTVNLFREAGCDWVTPSYDLNIQQMVDMLRRSDTSRLEMVIHQHMPMFHTEHCVYCTFMSEGTDFTNCGRPCEEKRASLQDRIGMSHPVRVDEGCRNTVYNAIEQSGAEYLSLFMELGVRSYRVEFLEETGDKVLEVLSLYRAAIDGRIGGPEVWRKLKATNQLGVTRGQLVR
- a CDS encoding copper amine oxidase N-terminal domain-containing protein, coding for MLFINRSKSRLVMMLALVMFVLTAALPVYAADSSTKLEIRLKLASNQMKINGEATKIQPPYKSSNEVMVPLSVFTNAKSFAAKVQLKDNKIITLTYLKHVIVMTIGSKAATIDGKKVTLSEAPVNKSGVTMVPLAIIAKTFGATQSNDAATKEIVLKATITSAGSGSKGPGIDTDSGKSKIGDSYYTWSMNYPTGLVQQKQWSNGNFLSFSDVKGNYYLAISIEEAEEALDSNEKRDWIKENIEDETVVDVKTITRPTGKFERIVTKDQGGFYYEYRGIQANGYFYTLIFGKKASKASELDANAALLDSFQPVYNAANKSLKDLARIKDGKISFENSDYGLKLQLSKQWSEDSRSANPYYYGPDDSSLSLDVYSLNSDDNLSKWVGSYTQFFKELKAEAYRKEPEISSVTWNGIPATVVKLSYSDNTKQWLNEYQIYAIKGQYKYAVNFTYKEGSRDGVEDVINEVLNGMKIDFAKVEKSFGEVPDPMDSLDLTSTTTKKSKKFNYSVTVPKYWISGTIDMDKNSVNFSHLATDLAIAVNQGSGLKEYQDYFEKANQNSGIFNMDSKTNVTFAGVNAVKYEFSTNNLAQYGLKLTVYIFESNGNLYAVQGTMNITYATESNLKRLDEALNSFQLTK
- a CDS encoding S1C family serine protease, which produces MIRNKRRQIVLAIVITVLVAVIGATGAVAANDNKLELDAKVINGEVYVKASTLMKQIGGTGSYNTATKKYDYSIKSIIPDVIKKVSPSVVAIIGKPADERSSNRFSLAHGTGVIVKSDGWIVTNAHVVKGMDRIVVVTADGKEYSGTRKQIDVTSDLALVKINATGLKKATFAPSPLKVQVGETVIAIGTPVSFSLRNTATVGVISGMNRSVSSDYNLLQTDAAINPGNSGGPLVNLQGEVVGINSMKFVDVDIDSMGFAIPSDTVQYVLDHFNKYGKVKRPSLGLDLEESWSAIVGLPTEEPMTVIAISSDNADTAGVKVGDQLYSVNGKQVSTSVELNELLKGYLPGQTVSVTLLSNGDLVNRKIKLSESLAH